Genomic segment of Ostrinia nubilalis chromosome 22, ilOstNubi1.1, whole genome shotgun sequence:
TTGCTGCACTATGCAATCGAGCAGTTGACTACTCTGCTGGCTCTGATAAAGTAAGTAGACTTAAGTTACTCTCGTCGTCCCACGCTGTCACACACATGTGTGTGTTTCCCGGTacacaagctgaagtggcaatgggcagggcacatacttagtacgcagaactaacggccgatggggcagcaaggttctggagtggaggccgcgtaccggaaaacgcagaaaatcttacaaatacaaaatttacaTACACTACTATTTATGACACTAATAGCACCCGCGCTGCTTCAGGTGAATATATCCCCCCTGATAAATAACCCTAGATGTTCTCAATTCGACTGTATGttctttttttatgtaaaagaaTTACGAGTACTTTCTCATTTTCTTCTCTTTCTAGTGACAACTACTTGAAGCCACGATCGGCCAATGACATTGAAAATGAGACGCCAGACCAGGAGCTGGAAAGGCAGAAACGTGATCTCCAGTTTAATATTAGCATGAGATGTATAACTATTGTACGGTATGTAGTATTCACTTGATTACACCCATCGATTTAGAGTAGACGTGTttaagtgatgatgatgaagatgtgTTTATACTTAGTCGTTTAATACACCGCGAGTATCCAGCCTCCCGAGCAACCTCACATATTGATACTTTTTTTTCCCAGCTACATAGCAGAGCATATGGAATCTGTGGGGGTGGGTGCGTCGATGGCGACCGACTTATACAAGACCCACGATGTGCCGTCGCTGCTGGCGCACCTGATATCGCTGCGCCCGTGGACGCGCTCCAACGACAGCGGCGAGCAGCAGATTTTCATCCGTATTTTTTATATCAGCTAATCTGATAGACATTTGCCCCTTCCAGATCATTGATTTGTTCCATCATCTTTTAATGAGAATTTTTTCAAAGCTGTCTAGCGGTTTTTACCTAATGACTGTGGCATTGAAAAATTCTGGATTCTGTGTCGAATATTTTAATAAGTTGCCTACTTAGTTGTTGTCAGGGGTTTGGAGTAGTCAAGGGGCCACCCCTTTACTAAAGTATTTCGCTCATAGTTgactgtttttttgttttacttcaaTAGTAGATAAATAACTTGCCGATGACTTTAGTGGGCGACTGGTTAACTACTTTCCTAAAAAGTCATACTAATAAAGGAAGCATCCAAGAAAGACTAGCTCTTTAGCTCAATATTGCAAGCTCTGCTGAAAAGATTGAGCACCCATTCATCATTGTTTCTTGCTAGACGGCCGCTGGTCGAAGCCTTCTTCTGAGGACCTGTCGCAAATGCACCGCAGCGAGGCGCAGCTGTGGCTGTGTCTGCGACAGCTGTTGTTGGAGCCTCGTCTCCCGCACCACTACACCATTGATGACACACGCCGCAGTACCTTCTGTAGGGTAAGAACGAattgtttcatccacgaagacgcgccccaccaatttttggtcgagagaAGCGCGGGGTGGTGGgcagtttgatccgagcaatcggagcgtcattattgtagtgtgcatgTACAATCATTCACGcacatggataatttagcgtgtaccgataacactcaaacattagcgggaGAATAGTGGGGCGCGACTTCATAGATGAATCGATCTATACATAATCTGactttgtattttattgtaCTTAGGTAATATCTAGGTTAACAATAGCACAAAATTGGGACGATAGTGACTGAATTTCTTGTGCTGCTTTTTTTTAGCTACGGTCGCTCACGTTTGCAGCAACCAAGTTCTATCAATGTAAGATAACATTAACTTTTGCGTATAGTGCCATCTAACGGGGAGTGGCAGCTTTGAACTATTTAAATAAACTCATCATGCCTTTTTGGCAATAATTTGCAGTAGGTTACACTACCTGTTTTTTTTCCACGTTCCCCTTtctactaaataaataactgcCATGCAAACTTGGAgtatattaaaatttacaacttGGAGTAGGTATTATATAGCAACAATTTACTATGGTGTCTGCTAACTGCCCTCTTCTCCGTTTTCAGCTGGAAGCAAAGTTGACGGAAGACATGTTGGACCAGATCCCGCCTCTGATAGACCTGAAGACGTTCCTGTGTCGGCTGTCAGTCGGCGACTACTCCAGCTTGCACAACCGCACTAATGGCGTGAGAGGAGGCCCAGGCTGCACGCTCATTGCGCTGGTTCCGCAGGTTGGATTGATCTCCCTTCAGTATAGCTTCAGTAAAATATGAGATATCCGATAAGAATTTGAACTAACAGCCACCCCTCTCACCGCAACTACTATCGAATTTAGTATAAAATTGTGGATTCATGGATTTCATGGATTACTTAGGGCCCCAGTTGTCCTTTCTTTTCAGTTCAATACTGTACGTCTGTACCGCGAAGGAAAGATTTGTTCAATTTACAATTTTAAGACTAACTTTGCTTACCGAAAACGAGTTTTAGAGtcgttttaaattgtttttgcaTTTCTTTACGGAGCACTTCGGCTTAATTTCGACCACAGACTACATAATAGTGGGGTGCGAGGGTAGTACAAATTTTCGCAGCGCTGGCAGTTTATCAAGGTTCTAGGATATTCAATATCGTTAATCCAGCCCCCATTATCTGCATGTTATCTACTATCTGTATGATTGGCCTATCGCTGCTGGGCGGCATCAGCAACGCGATGTGATGTTCCATCACAGATTTCACAGCTATGGATAACATTCCTTTACATGCAATTTCGTTATTAATTTTACTTCgcaaattcaataaaattgtacttaagtgaggaaaaatatttttattgcttattaTATCTTTAATTTGACTACATTGGCTTTTGAGATGTTAATATTgattaattttaagaaaataaaaacttataagTGAAACAAATAGTAGAGCGACGACGCCAAAAAAGGAACGTTTGATGCACTGTTGTTATCATTTGACATTTCTTATCATTGGATGACAGCTAAATAAATAGCAGTCGCTCGCTTTttcaatttgttttgcttttaggccagtagaattaaacacaaaaattgattaaatcggaaataattcctacaaaagatttttttgctttaatggcttcattggttgcccattaagactctcctaagttttcgacttcgacggagttgtgcttaagtggtgagggcccccgaaagcggcgttttttcgattttccggttataccgcgtaaaggacttaccctatcgaaaagtggtcttcatgacggttaaagtgcacttaatcctgcattgaataagaccaaatttatatgttttggacaaaccattctcgcgctaaagttcggcaaagtagaaaatatacgtataattaatgaccctctccacgtccaatggcttgttacccacatgcttccaagccttgtaaagggtcgccttaaccagtgtaaccctaacaaggctcacgagtttgattcgcttatccttgttcgtcccagccgttccttaactgcggttgctgcacctcttcctgacactctcctgaacgactctgtgttacctaatgtggctgcctctcttccttgtaccctcctgtacgattacattgcttagctatatgcctggtccaaggttcgatgccacaaaatcaactttgtacgcgtgaaaatagttcaaatactattttccgtgcttgcaacatttttctttactgcttcgcctctattagtcgtagagtaatTGTAtgtatcctatagccttcctcaatgtatgagctattcaacacaaaaataatgatttcaatcaaactagtaattcttaagattagcgcgttcaaacaaacaaacaaaaaactcttcagcgtttttatatgaacttgttgttgttgatttttggcgtcgaaccttagaccaggcatacggctaggcaacgtagtcatgcagaaggatacaaggaagaggggcagccacagtaggtaacacagagtcgttcaggtgagtgccaggaagaggtgcagtaaccgcagttaaggaacggttgggacgaacaaggattggcgcatcaagctcgtaagccttgatagggttacactggttgaggtggcccttttcaagacttggaagcttgtgggtaacaaaccattggacgtggggagggtcattaattatacgtatattttctactttgccgaactttagcgcgagaacggtttgtccaaaacatatgaatttggtcttattcaatgcaggattaagtgcccttcaaccgtcatgaagaccactttttgatagggtaagtcctttacgcggtataaccggaaaaccgaaaaaatgcctctttcgggggcccccaccacttaagcacaactccgtcgaagtcgaaaacttaggagagtcttaatgggcaaccaatgaagccattaaaacaataaaatcttttgtaggaattatttccgatttaaaagctaattctactggactatttgaaattaaataaaactttgaTTTGGTGTTGCGTATTTTACAAATTTTCTACAATCATTGATAATTTAAGAGGTTTTTGTAAGAAACATGAAACGAGAGCGGAATACGAACTTTTCTCGTGAGGAGACCGAAAACCTTATCTCTCTCATagaaacttataaaaatattatagaaaataagaaAAGTGATGCTGCGACCTggcaagaaaaagaaaaagcgTGGAAAGCCATTGAGTTTGAGTACAACAGTTGCGGTGTCGGCGTCTACAGAGATGCGAGGcatcttaaattaaaatatgaagCTATCAAAAGAGACACCAGAAAGAAAGCGAACCACATTGCACAGCAAAATGAGAATGGTAGTTCTATAAATAATGTACCCCCTTTAACACCAGCCGAGCAAAAAGTAAAACGTATGCTTTCTTTGTCCATTGAAGACAGTGAAAGTTGTAGTAATTCAGATCAAAATATGGGTAAGTAAATAGTTATGTGTTAATAATAAACaacttttattacaaaattacagcattatatttattatttaacaatttattttagtttcagAAAAACCCCAAGAAAACAGGCCTTTTGATAAATTAGTGGAAGCAAAACTAGAAGTAGTAGAGTTgcggaaaaaaataattgaggaGGAACTACAagaaaagttattaaaaaaacaaatgctGAAAGATGAAATGAGTTATAAAAAAGAGCTGTTTGAATTGGAAAAAGAAGAAAGGCTTTTAAAAATTGCAATTTTAAAAAGTGAGCTGCAAAGTAAAAATAAGTTATAactaaataggtacataaagttattataaataaatgtttattatttaaaaacatattttttattacattctgttctattttaatgtaaaaaaaatcattttcattttGTAACTCTTACAAACTCACTCTGTTCTACAGAAATAAAGCAgatcatttattttataatttacattttttctataattttaaGAGTGCCTAAGCATtccgataaaaaaataaaattacaagtaGACGTAATCAATGACTATAAATCATAACTGCAGCTTTTTAGAAATAACTTCTGaaagaaattaaataacaaCAGCCACTATTTAAGTTTGGCTGAATAATTATGCTGTATCTCTTACAGTACCAGACACTAATGAGTAGAATTTGAATGCTAATTGTTAGCGACGCGCCTAAAATTTAAACTCATTCGCGcctaaaatttaaattcatttggtTCCGCTACCCGCCGCCCTGCGGCGCCACGCGCGAGGGGGGGGCGGGCACGGCGGCGGGGAGGGGAAGGAGCGAACCGATTGTGCAAAAATTGTTAGTCCTTGTTTGTCTGTCACTCTCAATGTACATAGTATGTGATTTGTGTGCAATTAAAAACAGTGCAGTTTGAAATAAGCAGTTTTCATTTGTCATCGCGTCCCCTGGCCCCCACACAAGCAACAAAGTGGTCTTCGAGCCAGGATCATGCTTCACACGCCGCCAACAACTCGGCGTGCGGCTTTGCAACAGCGAAAAACCGGCACCGCCATGTTGGGACGCGACGGCGAGCACGTGGCCGCCGATTGGGAAAAAGTGCACAGCGTGAAATCTGAACCTGTGCAACAAATTGGCTACGTGAAAAACAAGAAAACTGCTTCCTGTGACACCAAATCGCGCAGCAAGGATTCACACAAGTCGTCGGCCAAGCGAAAACAACTGATTTTAGAAGCCGCCAAGGAAAAggcaaagataaaaatggagctAATAGATAAAGCTCTAGAGGCAAAATTGGCGGCACTCAGCGACGAGGAAGACCTAGAAGTATACAGTCCACACACGTCGCTCATCGATGGAGATGAACTTCCTCGTCACATAGAACAGTGGGTGGAACATCAGAGCACACATATTGAACCCGAAGAGCAGCATGGCGTCACCACGCGCGAGCGGTGCCCCCCTGGCCCGGCGTCGCACGACACGTGCCCGCCGGCGCACGCCgtcgccgccgccaccgccgctaTCGAGGCGtcgcacgccgccgccgccgccgccgctgtcccGGCGCACCCTGCGCTCGACAGCACCCTCGCGACGCTCAATAGTATGGTTCACCTTTTGGCGAGTGCTCTCCAGCAACTTTCCACCACTGCCAGTGCCAATACTGTGCCCAATGCCAGTTTGCTCAGCCGCATCAGTACGCCTAAAGACCTACCTGAATTCTCGGGTGACCTGCTGGAGTGGCTGCAATTCAAGCAGGCCTACGAAGAGTCGTCAGCTGTTTGTAATTTCACTGAAAAAGAAAATCTGTGGAGGCTACGAAAGTGTTTACGGGGCGCCGCCAAGGAAGCTGTCTCCGCCCTGTTCATCAGCGCCACAACACCGGATAAAGTGATGGCCACCTTAGAGCTACGGTTTGGAAACCCAGAGGCCATTATTTCTCGCATCCTACAAGACCTAAATAAGCTGCAGCCGCTACAAATGGATTATCATAAAGACATAGTCGCATTCGCCGTCAAGGTCCAGAGCTTCGTGGAGGCGGTCAGAGCGGTGGGCCGAGAGGAATACCTGCGAGGCTTCAGTATCGTCAACACAATCCTGAACAAGTTACCTACCGTGCTGATCGCCAAATGGGCAGATTATAGTTACAACATCATCACGGACGGACAGGAACCGAGATTGGTAATTCTATCTGAGTTCTTACACAAAGAAGCCGTAAAGATATCCGCAACCTGTCAAACGTCAATACGACCTGATCATCAAAAACCTACACGTTCACACACTGTGTTAGTTCAAGCCGAAGAAAGCGAATCTATGTGTCAGTTCTGCAAAAAGTCTACGCATAAATTGACTGACTGCAAGCAATTCAAAAAGGCCCTACGCAAAACACGATGGCAATACATAAAAAGAAATGGCTTGTGCTTCAAATGTTTACTAAGTAAACACGAACGTGATACGTGCAAGGCGCCTGTGTGCGACAGAGACGGCTGCGGGCAAGCGCACCACTGGTTGTTGCattacaacaacaacaacaacaacaacgcATCCAACACCGAGCGCCGGCCTACAACAGCTGAGCAGTCGCCGGCCGCGGCATCGAGTACGCGCGCACCGACTAGTGCGACGACGAACGTTCAAGACCAACGGAGTTCGGCAATTACGTCTGTGCCACCTGAGACTCTAACGTTCATTAACGCGAGTGATCGAGTGCTGTTAAAAGTAGTGTCAGTGCGCGTTTCCGGGCCTAACGGTGCTGTGGACAGCACGGCGTTGTTGGACGATGGCTCGTCGGTGTCGCTCATGAGCGCCTCCCTGGCGGCCCGCGTCGGCCTCCGAGGCCGCAGCTGCGCGATGCGTGTGCGGGGCGCATTCGGCGATAGTGAACTGCAATGTGACTCGACGGTTGTGAATGTGGACCTTACGGGTATGGACAATAAGGTACATAATATAAGGATGCGCTGTGTTGACGAGTTAAATTTACCTTTACAAACCTTGTCTATTTTGAATTGTGTAAATTACTCTCACTTGAAAGATATAAAAGATAAACTGTGTAAGTCTGACTTGAAACCTGAATTATTAATAGGACAGGACAATCATCATTTGCTGTTACCTTCTCAAATTAGGTTAGGTAAATTAAACGAGCCGTCCGCTACTCTTACCCCCCTGGGCTGGTGTGTACATGGTAGAATGTGTTTGACCCGGGCCCCCGGCCACCGCCGTCgtcccgccgccgccgacgccgagACTAACCTATTTATTTCAGAGAGCGACGAAGCGAGCGTCCTGCGGGAGCTGCACGAGGAGGTCCGGCGGTCTTTTATTTTAGATTCTGTAGGAGTGTCGTGCAGGCCGCGCCAGAACGCCGAGGAGGTCCGCGCCGTCGCGCTGCTGGAGGAGTCCGCGGCGCTGCGGGATGGCCGCTGGCACGTGCGCCTGCCATGGCGCGACGCGCGCCGCTTGCCCGACGCCTACCCCGCCGCGATCACCAGGATGAAGGGTATCGAGAGGAAGATGTGTAAAGACCCAGGGTTCGCTAAAAGGTATGAGGAACGAGTGAATCATTTATTAGAGAACGACTACGCCAGTGAGCTGATGGACCCCGCGACCACCACTGATAGGACGTGGTACTTACCTCACTTCGGGGTCGACAACCCCAACAAAGGGAAGCTCCGCCTGGTCTTCGACGCCGCCTGCAAAGTAAACGGTAACTCGCTCAATGACTACTTACTTACCGGGCCGGACCTGCTATCATCGCTGCTGGGTATTATACTGCGCTTTAGAGAGAACTCCATCGCAGTAACAGGTGATATCAGGGACATGTTTTTGAGGATTAAAATTCACGCCGAGGATCAGGATGCTCTCAGGTTCTTGTGGAGGGACAGTCCCACAGAACCTATGAAAACGTATGTAATGACGTCACTAATTTTTGGCGCCAACTGTTCGCCATTTATAGCTCAgtttataaaaaacaaaaacgcGCTGCGGCTCGCTTCGCAGTACCCGGCCGCTGCTATCGATGCAATTTGTAAGTCACACTACATGGATGACTATATTGATAGCATAGACGACGAGGCGTCAGCGGTCGAAATGGTAAAAAATGTATCTGACATCCACAGGGCCGGCGGCTTTGAAATAATAAACTGGACGAGCAACAGCGTCGCCGTCTTGAATAGCGTGCCAAAAGAGACCCTAGGCTCAGCTGCAGTTAAGTTCAAAGTCGGCCAGCAACACGAGAGTGAACGAACTTTAGGTATGATGTGGTATCCCGCGGACGACACGTTAGGTTTTGATTTGTCACTAAAGCGGATCCCGGAATGTATTATTGAAGGAACCGAACGCCCGACGAAGCGTTTAATGCTAAAGGTAATTATGTCAATATTTGATGTCATAGGCTTTTTAGCTCCTTTCACCATCCAGGGCCGCATAATGCTACAAGATACTTGGCGACTACATACTACATGGGACGAACATATTCCCGACAGCATTTACGAGAAATGGCGTAAGTGGCTTGAtttattaaaatcggttcatGCAATACGCATACCTAGATGCTATAAACAGTGTAGCAAAACATCGGTGACGGCGGCGAGCGACGGAGAAGCGGCATCGATACCTGCGAGTGCGAGCGAGATGGAGGACGCGCCGATCGACTCCACTGCTACGACACGGGCTACGGTAATACCTGTCCCGGTGACGTCATCGCTCCCCGCGCCCGCGCCACATAATGCTACGAGCGCCAAAGGCTTCGTAGCAGTGACTACGAGCCGCGGCCGCGCCGCTACGACAGCAGCCGCATCCGATTATACTAACGTACAGCTACACATCATGTTTTGCGATGCTAGTACTAAAGCGATGTGTACTGTTGCGTATTGGCGGTGGGAATTGAATGGTGTCATTCACGTTGCATTCATCGCAAGTAAGTGCAAAGTTATGCCAGTAAAACCTTTGACGATGCCCCGGGCCGAACTGCAAGCCGCCTTGTTAGCCGCTAGGTTGTCTAACACTATTGGAAAGGAACATAGAATAGCGCCCGCACGTAGGTATTTTTGGTGCGACTCGACTACGGTTCTCCATTGGATTCGTAACAACGCGCGCACGTACAAAGCGTTCGAAGCGAACCGCCTAGGTGAGATTGACGAGTTGACGCGTGCGGAGGACTGGAGGTATGTACCTACAAAATTAAACGTTGCAGATTTAGCCACTCGGGAGAACTTCGATATGGCATTGCAGGAGGAATGGTTTGCAGGGCCGAAATTTTTATACTGTGATGAGTCTGAGTGGCCTAATGATGTGATTCGGCCGAGCACAGTTGAACCGACGGTGACGTCAGAGTGCGTTGCAGTCTTGAAACACGTCTCGGTTGACCTGCCCGTACCAGACCCGGAACGATTTTCTTCCTGGCTTCGTTTGGTGCGGACTACGGCTACCGtgttaaaatttataaatatctGCAGAGGACGGTCCGGGCAGATCGACCGGGACCTAATGGAGTGTGCTGAGCGGTTGTTGATAAAACAATCGCAAAGCGATAGCTTTCCGGATGACTTGGCTGCGATTACGAACGAGAGGTCATTGCACCGCAGCAGCAGGTTACTTTCCCTGTCTCCCTATCTAGACGAACATGGCGTGCTCAGAGTCGGCGGTCGCATCGACGCCGCGGCGAACGTGAGCATGGAGGTGAAGAGACCGGTAATTCTAGATGGTCGACATCCCGTAGCCAGACTTATCGTACGTCACTACCACACGAGGGCGGCTCATGGTAATCAGGAGACTGTTGTGAACGAGTTAAGACAGCGTTACTGGCTGTTGCGGCTGAGACCTACCGTCAAGGCCGTAGTATCCAGGTGTATGCTGTGCAGGATTCGCAAGAGCAGGCCGCAGGCGCCACGGATGGGTGAGTTACCCGAAGCCCGAGTTGCACATCACCAGCGACCTTTTTCACACTGTGGGCTGGACCTGTTTGGGCCGATGGAGGTTTCCATTGGCCGGCGACGGGAAAAGCGCTACGGTGTCCTATTTACCTGCCTCACGGTGCGCGCAGTCCATATTGAACTGGTTCCCTCCCTCACGTCGGACTCGCTGATCATGGCGTTGCGTCGGATGGCGGCCAGGCGTGGCTGGCCTCTTCATCTCTACTCTGATAACGGTACTAACCTGAGGGGCGCTGACACGGAGTTGAAGCGATCGATGCTGCTTTTGGACACTGAAAAGTTAAGTAACGAGGGTATTAACAACGGGATGGAGTGGACTTTTATCCCTCCCGCCAGTCCCCATTGGGGTGGGGCGTGGGAGAGGCTCGTACGTAGCGTGAAGACATCGCTGAAAGTCATATTATCTGAGCGTGCACCACGGGAAGAAGTGTTGAGCACTCTGATGGctgaggtagaaaatattgtcaACAGCCGCCCCCTGATGCACGTGTCTGTCGAACCAGGGGACGTTGAGTCGCTTACCCCCAACCATTTTCTTCTCGGTACGTCTTCCAACTTACCTGTCATAGGAAAGTACGAGAACTCAGACCTGCACTTGCGCAAGCTTTGGCGTACGGCGCAACGACTGACTGACATGTACTGGCAGAGGTGGGTGAAGGAAATCCTGCCTGATCTCATCCCCCGGAGGAAATGGCGGGATAAAACGACATCAGTAAAGGTCGGGGACCTTGTTTTTCTGGCAGACCCCCAGTCTACGCGCAACACCTGGCCGAAGGGGGTGGTTACACATGTCTTCCCTGGCAAGGACGGGGTCATCAGGCTGGTCGAAGTGCGTACTGCGACCGGGAGGTTACGGCGGTCGGTGGCCAACGTAGCACCTATCATCCTGAGTGATGAGTGCTGTGACAGCACTAGGGTGGGGGATGTTAGCGACGCGCCTAAAATTTAAACTCATTCGCGcctaaaatttaaattcatttggtTCCGCTACCCGCCGCCCTGCGGCGCCACGCGCGAGGGGGGGGCGGGCACGGCGGCGGGGAGGGGAAGGAGCGAACCGATTGTGCAAAAATTGTTAGTCCTTTTTTGTCTGTCACTCGATTTGTGTGCAATTAAAAACAGTGCAGTTTGAAATAAGCAGCTTTCATTTGTTATCGCGTCCCCTGGCCCCTACACAAGCAACACTAATAATAAGAAAAAACTCAGTTTTTAGCCTAGGCACAGACCATGGATTTTTCGTCGATCGAAGTGCTCACTTtcattcgatttggccgattcttcatacaaattaaaatcgggcccatcggccaactaaaaattgaTGGTCTGCGCTTAGTCTTATCTGTAATCCTTCTCCAACGTATTTTGGTTTGTCCATAGATCAAAGACGAGTATCTAAAACAAGTCCACAAACGCACGAAGCAGCTTGCTAAGATGCACATCGAACGATTCTTTCTGAACGGCTCAGAGGAGTCCCGCGACGTGGCCAAGAAA
This window contains:
- the LOC135082693 gene encoding zinc finger MYND domain-containing protein 10, translating into MVDKDPQLRALEIGEVDMFVESMEPARIESIGNQAWIDWHIRLQKINQQTVLEAQSMQEEFTKELLISCGKLPVLVREAICIQVWRLKIYPQILKLELSPQHTFGIYIVLYHEAVAVGLLETVLFHEDGAQCVSEVMVDLLHYAIEQLTTLLALINDNYLKPRSANDIENETPDQELERQKRDLQFNISMRCITIVRYIAEHMESVGVGASMATDLYKTHDVPSLLAHLISLRPWTRSNDSGEQQIFIHGRWSKPSSEDLSQMHRSEAQLWLCLRQLLLEPRLPHHYTIDDTRRSTFCRLEAKLTEDMLDQIPPLIDLKTFLCRLSVGDYSSLHNRTNGVRGGPGCTLIALVPQIKDEYLKQVHKRTKQLAKMHIERFFLNGSEESRDVAKKLVESYTSDAALALDSGGAKCAKCGDKASKKCSRCKSEWYCGRECQVQQWPKHKDICDQFANLAV